The window TGCGTCGTGCCGAACAGTGCGAGCGTCGGGCACGGGATTCTCACGGTCCCTCGGCCGATCCGGTCAACAGTAGCATCGGTCGTACCGTTCTGGGCCGACAGGCAGAATCCGCGGTCGCCTTCACGGCCGTGGCGCTCGAACCCCTTGATCCACCCGACAAGCTCATCTCGCCAACAAGTCAGGCCGCGAGTGTTGTCCCGGAACAACTCGCCGAGTTTCTCAACCGTGGCATCGACGACTTTGTACCGCTTGGGCCCGCCGGCCTGCTTGGCTTCCAGGCCGGCGATCTTCTTGGCGGCCTCGTTCGCCGCGTGGTAGTCGCTCTTCTTGATCGAGGCGGCCATCAGCTTCTGCTGATTGGCGATCTCGGCCTGGCGGACAGCGACTTTCCAGCCCTCGGAGGCCTGTTGCTGGTCGTAGGCCTTGGCCGCCTCGGATTCAAGGTGATCGAGCGCGTCCAGAGCAGCCTCGGCCATTGGAGTCTTGAGGCAGCCCGAGTCCGCGACGGCCGCGCCCCAGAGGTTGGGTACGACCACCCAGTCGCTCTTCTTTCGCGGCAGGATGACGGCCCCACGGCCGATCACCCCCGAAGCGGCGACCATGAGGGGCGCGGCGACCATTTCGGGGGGAGTTGAAGCACGATCGGCGACGTCCTGAACCCGAGCCCGGAAGGCCGTCGGCAACAGGTTGAGATC of the Paludisphaera rhizosphaerae genome contains:
- a CDS encoding DUF3987 domain-containing protein; translation: MYPNESLAAGQSSSCAFSVFPSEQAAENPDFDWCLPPIAFAGGLEAVPAFDLNLLPTAFRARVQDVADRASTPPEMVAAPLMVAASGVIGRGAVILPRKKSDWVVVPNLWGAAVADSGCLKTPMAEAALDALDHLESEAAKAYDQQQASEGWKVAVRQAEIANQQKLMAASIKKSDYHAANEAAKKIAGLEAKQAGGPKRYKVVDATVEKLGELFRDNTRGLTCWRDELVGWIKGFERHGREGDRGFCLSAQNGTTDATVDRIGRGTVRIPCPTLALFGTT